One stretch of Comamonas testosteroni DNA includes these proteins:
- a CDS encoding Pls/PosA family non-ribosomal peptide synthetase, which produces MSDTVVLRGPERPDLLRHEVLADIFEATAAAHPEQIALIEGQGEQLRQCSYAELDADASRAAHRLIEAGIRPGDMVGLWLPRGMELLTLQLAIAKTGAAWLPFDAETPTERIATCLGDANAKALLIAQRQTHLVQAQAGISAQVFSDTALLAPLPAGTALRRRDGAQPGYPAYVIYTSGSTGKPKGIAITQGSICHFLRSENARLGVQRGDKVYQGFSVAFDMSFEEIWISYLVGATLWLAPREIAGDPEALPRALVEQQVTVLHAVPTLLALFAQDVPSLRLINLGGEMCPESLVARWASRDGGGHRQMFNTYGPTEATVSASLAELKAGEPVTIGTPLPNYGLVVVRVIEADSFPAGTAPALVGLPQGEVGELCITGPGVAAGYLGRPDLTAEKFLANPWAQGPHDTRLYRTGDLARIDEHGQIHCLGRADDQVKIRGFRVELGEIEAVLAQQPGVGTTAVLLHQDEGMDQLVAFYVPTEIAAPPAHSALRASLAERLPPYMVPARFEALAEMPRLTSGKIDRKALKVRQLSSAMDACGSDLPETPAEEVLFAALAQLFPGQSIRRGLDFFSDLGGHSLFAARLTSLLRADARFARATVSTIYQQRHIGLIADALQAAQLADDEAAAGVAQRPFRIHSAWRRWRCGAAQAVAIPLLVLIKMAQWLAPFFTYHFFTGDENDSVWFAVAMSVLAFAIATLAEFAIAWAGKWLVAGRLKPGRYPLWGWTYFRWWFADRLVEAVPIAMITGSSLHPLWLRALGAKVGLEANLGSMTVRVPDLLVIGDGVSVGNAVSLENARVEGGELVLGRIVIGNEVCIGSYVVVEGNTRLEDWAHLEGQSALADGMIQPARSIWAGSPARAVGEFDPTSLPPRQTAGRLRQTLEMLVFLAGGLLVATLFFMPVFPTFMLIDVLDIEAISVRPLLEQGVVDAGGAFVLRLLKFFVLALPSSLVLVACTVLAAALVRYLFLPRTRAGTWSVHSGRYLGKWLVNQIQEASLSTLHGIYATVYSSTWYRLLGAKVGKQTELSTALGVVPDMLTLGDECFVADAVMLGDELIDGGWMTVKPTVVSRRSFIGNGAYVPDGSTIPENVLIGVMTAVPRNADMKSGDTWLGAPAINLPAREVAQGYPEHLTFAPSAWRRFARGLVEAVRIAVPHALVIAVGYAIVLDAMPLASEERWGAVVLDLAISGVVFGIVAFFLVALFKWLTIRRYGKTAVPMWTPFVWLSEAATNMYEGMAVPNFLRYLRGTPWLPLAMNLMGCKIAASVYLDTTDITEHDCVTIGAHSELNALCCPQTHLFEDRVMKIDHVSIGSRVTMGARCTVLYSASVGDDVQLGPLTLVMKGETLPARTRWEGAPAAPARRRTGTA; this is translated from the coding sequence ATGTCTGACACTGTTGTTTTGCGTGGGCCCGAGCGGCCGGACCTGCTGCGCCACGAGGTGCTGGCCGATATCTTCGAAGCGACCGCCGCAGCCCATCCCGAACAGATCGCGCTGATCGAGGGACAGGGCGAGCAGCTGCGTCAGTGCAGCTACGCGGAGCTGGACGCCGATGCCAGCCGTGCCGCGCACCGGCTGATCGAGGCCGGCATCCGCCCCGGCGACATGGTGGGCCTGTGGCTGCCGCGCGGCATGGAGCTGCTCACGCTGCAGCTGGCGATCGCCAAGACCGGCGCCGCCTGGCTGCCCTTCGATGCCGAAACGCCCACCGAACGCATCGCCACCTGCCTCGGCGATGCGAATGCCAAGGCGCTATTGATCGCGCAGCGGCAGACGCATCTGGTGCAAGCCCAGGCAGGTATTTCAGCGCAGGTATTCAGCGACACAGCATTGCTGGCGCCGTTGCCGGCGGGCACGGCGCTGCGCCGGCGCGATGGCGCGCAGCCCGGCTATCCGGCCTATGTGATCTATACCAGCGGCTCCACGGGCAAGCCCAAGGGCATCGCCATCACCCAGGGCAGCATCTGCCACTTTCTGCGCAGCGAGAACGCGCGGCTTGGGGTGCAACGGGGCGACAAGGTCTACCAGGGCTTCTCGGTGGCCTTCGACATGTCGTTTGAGGAGATCTGGATCAGCTATCTCGTGGGTGCGACGCTGTGGCTGGCGCCGAGAGAGATCGCCGGTGACCCAGAGGCCTTGCCGCGCGCGCTGGTGGAGCAGCAGGTGACGGTGCTGCATGCCGTGCCCACGCTGCTGGCGCTGTTCGCGCAGGATGTGCCGAGTTTGCGCCTCATCAATCTTGGCGGCGAGATGTGCCCCGAATCGCTGGTGGCACGCTGGGCCAGCCGGGATGGCGGTGGCCACCGGCAGATGTTCAACACCTACGGTCCCACCGAGGCCACGGTGTCGGCCAGCCTGGCCGAACTCAAGGCCGGCGAGCCGGTGACCATAGGCACGCCGCTGCCCAATTACGGCCTGGTGGTGGTGCGGGTGATCGAGGCCGACAGCTTTCCGGCCGGCACCGCGCCCGCCCTGGTGGGCTTGCCGCAGGGCGAGGTCGGCGAGCTGTGCATCACCGGCCCCGGCGTGGCTGCCGGCTATCTGGGCCGCCCCGATCTGACGGCCGAGAAATTCCTCGCCAATCCCTGGGCTCAGGGTCCGCACGATACGCGGCTGTACCGCACCGGGGATCTGGCGCGTATCGACGAGCATGGCCAGATCCACTGCCTGGGTCGGGCCGACGACCAAGTCAAGATCCGCGGTTTTCGCGTGGAACTCGGCGAGATCGAGGCCGTGCTGGCCCAGCAGCCGGGCGTGGGTACCACGGCGGTGCTGCTGCATCAGGACGAAGGCATGGATCAACTGGTCGCCTTCTACGTGCCCACCGAGATTGCCGCACCGCCCGCGCATTCCGCGCTGCGTGCCTCCCTGGCCGAGCGCCTGCCGCCCTATATGGTGCCCGCGCGCTTCGAGGCGCTGGCCGAGATGCCGCGCCTGACCTCGGGCAAGATAGACCGCAAGGCACTCAAGGTCCGACAGCTGTCCTCCGCGATGGATGCTTGCGGCTCCGACCTGCCTGAAACTCCGGCCGAGGAAGTGCTGTTCGCGGCCCTGGCCCAGCTTTTTCCGGGGCAGTCCATACGCCGCGGGCTGGATTTCTTCAGCGACCTGGGCGGGCATTCCCTGTTCGCGGCGCGGCTGACCTCGCTGCTGCGAGCCGATGCGCGCTTTGCCCGGGCCACGGTGAGCACCATCTACCAGCAGCGCCACATAGGCCTGATCGCCGATGCGCTGCAGGCCGCCCAGCTGGCCGACGATGAGGCCGCAGCCGGCGTTGCGCAGAGGCCGTTCCGCATCCATTCCGCGTGGCGGCGCTGGCGCTGCGGCGCGGCCCAGGCAGTGGCGATTCCGCTGCTGGTGCTGATCAAGATGGCACAGTGGCTGGCGCCGTTCTTCACCTATCACTTCTTCACCGGCGACGAGAACGACTCGGTCTGGTTTGCCGTGGCCATGTCGGTGCTGGCTTTCGCGATCGCCACCCTGGCCGAATTCGCGATCGCCTGGGCCGGCAAATGGCTGGTCGCCGGGCGCCTCAAGCCCGGGCGCTACCCGCTGTGGGGATGGACCTATTTCCGCTGGTGGTTTGCCGACCGGCTGGTGGAGGCCGTGCCCATCGCGATGATCACAGGCTCCTCGCTGCACCCGCTGTGGCTGCGTGCGCTGGGCGCGAAAGTGGGCCTTGAGGCCAATCTCGGCTCGATGACGGTGCGTGTTCCCGACCTGTTGGTCATAGGCGACGGCGTCAGTGTGGGCAATGCCGTGAGCCTGGAGAACGCGCGCGTCGAAGGCGGTGAACTGGTGCTGGGCCGTATCGTCATCGGCAACGAGGTTTGCATAGGCTCATATGTGGTTGTGGAAGGCAATACCCGTCTCGAAGACTGGGCCCACCTCGAGGGGCAGTCGGCGCTGGCTGACGGCATGATCCAGCCCGCGCGCAGCATCTGGGCCGGCTCGCCGGCGCGGGCCGTGGGCGAGTTCGACCCCACCAGCCTGCCGCCGCGCCAGACTGCCGGGCGGCTGCGCCAGACCCTGGAGATGCTGGTTTTCCTGGCGGGGGGGCTGCTGGTGGCCACGCTGTTCTTCATGCCGGTGTTCCCGACCTTCATGCTGATCGACGTGCTCGACATCGAGGCGATCTCGGTGCGGCCGTTGCTGGAGCAGGGCGTGGTCGATGCGGGAGGGGCCTTTGTGCTGCGCCTTCTCAAGTTCTTTGTGCTGGCCCTGCCATCCAGCCTGGTGCTGGTGGCCTGCACGGTGCTGGCGGCGGCGCTGGTGCGCTATCTGTTCCTGCCGCGTACGCGGGCCGGCACCTGGTCTGTGCACAGCGGGCGTTACCTGGGCAAATGGCTGGTCAACCAGATCCAGGAGGCGAGCCTGTCCACGCTGCACGGCATCTACGCCACGGTCTACTCCTCCACCTGGTACCGGCTGCTGGGCGCCAAGGTCGGCAAGCAGACCGAGCTGTCCACGGCGCTGGGCGTGGTGCCCGATATGCTGACGCTGGGTGACGAATGCTTTGTGGCCGATGCAGTGATGCTGGGCGACGAGCTCATTGACGGCGGCTGGATGACGGTCAAGCCCACGGTGGTGTCGCGCCGCAGCTTCATCGGCAACGGCGCCTATGTGCCCGATGGCTCGACCATCCCCGAGAATGTGCTCATAGGCGTGATGACTGCCGTGCCACGCAATGCGGACATGAAAAGCGGCGACACCTGGCTGGGGGCACCCGCGATCAATTTGCCGGCGCGGGAGGTCGCACAGGGCTATCCCGAGCACCTGACGTTTGCGCCCTCTGCGTGGCGGCGATTCGCGCGCGGATTGGTGGAGGCCGTTCGCATTGCCGTTCCACATGCGCTGGTGATTGCCGTCGGCTATGCCATTGTGCTGGACGCGATGCCTCTGGCTTCTGAAGAGCGCTGGGGGGCCGTGGTGCTGGACCTGGCCATTTCAGGGGTGGTCTTCGGGATCGTGGCGTTCTTTCTGGTGGCGCTGTTCAAATGGCTGACTATCAGGCGCTACGGCAAGACGGCTGTGCCCATGTGGACACCTTTTGTCTGGCTCTCCGAGGCCGCGACCAATATGTATGAGGGCATGGCGGTGCCCAATTTCCTGCGTTACCTGCGTGGCACGCCCTGGCTGCCACTGGCCATGAACCTGATGGGCTGCAAGATTGCTGCCAGCGTCTATCTGGACACCACCGACATCACCGAGCATGACTGCGTGACGATCGGCGCTCACAGCGAGCTCAATGCGCTGTGCTGCCCGCAGACTCATCTGTTCGAGGACCGGGTGATGAAGATAGACCATGTGTCCATAGGCAGCCGCGTGACCATGGGCGCGCGCTGCACTGTGCTCTACAGTGCCAGCGTGGGCGACGATGTTCAGCTCGGGCCGCTGACCCTGGTGATGAAGGGCGAGACCCTGCCTGCGCGCACACGCTGGGAGGGCGCGCCGGCCGCACCGGCCCGGCGCCGCACCGGGACGGCCTGA
- a CDS encoding 4'-phosphopantetheinyl transferase family protein, with the protein MQIRPCLFAGERRADAPQLRLVQGLDATDRERARGQARAALRTCLAPELGCTEAELEVSNLRNQAPQLLLRGKPLAAPHCSISHAPGLALLAWHGRAAVGVDIQAVDATVPRCELEDVVRLFLSPETARKLLDIAPGTLFFEAFARAWTQHEARLKCAGLGLAEWSATLQARLTGMDCAPLEPAAGYAGAVAWYGAAGSGGLR; encoded by the coding sequence ATGCAGATCCGGCCCTGCCTCTTTGCCGGCGAGCGGCGGGCCGATGCGCCGCAGCTGCGATTGGTACAGGGTCTGGATGCCACAGACCGTGAGAGGGCGCGCGGCCAGGCTAGGGCGGCGCTGCGTACCTGTCTGGCACCGGAGCTGGGCTGTACCGAGGCCGAGCTTGAGGTCAGCAATCTGCGCAACCAGGCACCGCAGCTGTTGCTGCGCGGCAAGCCGCTTGCGGCGCCGCACTGTTCCATCAGCCACGCGCCGGGACTGGCACTGCTGGCATGGCATGGCCGGGCTGCAGTAGGTGTGGATATCCAGGCCGTGGACGCGACCGTGCCACGCTGCGAGCTGGAGGATGTAGTGCGCCTGTTTCTGAGTCCGGAAACCGCTCGGAAGCTTCTGGATATTGCGCCGGGTACTCTCTTCTTCGAAGCATTTGCGAGGGCATGGACGCAGCACGAAGCCCGACTTAAATGCGCAGGCCTGGGTCTGGCGGAATGGAGCGCCACGCTGCAGGCGCGGCTGACGGGCATGGACTGCGCACCGCTGGAGCCTGCAGCTGGCTATGCGGGCGCAGTGGCCTGGTATGGCGCTGCCGGCAGCGGCGGCCTGCGCTGA
- a CDS encoding TRAP transporter large permease → MGITLFVAIIALLTLGFPVAFALAISAALAVFVGGRYPQLIVFKEMFTGIDSFPLMAVPFFILAAELMSGGALTAVLLRFAAQFVGHLRGGLGYANVLSLTMFSGISGSALADAAGPGSMMVKMMDKAGYSRPYAAALTASTAIVGPIIPPSVSMIIYALQDENVSVGGLFMAGFIPGILIALAMAAVNWWVCKKRDYRSTEPRPSAREMWSTSFKAIPALMLIVLIVVGIRFGIFTPTEASVVAVFYALVCGKWVYRTLKWSALPGILARSAMLTASVLLVMATSAAFAWVLTVEGIPQYLSELIVSWELSPVMFLIAVNILLLVFGIFMEPLPGVMILVPILAPIAFSLGIDPTHFAMVVIVNLTLGMITPPVGGLLFVTAVSTRVSITELTREMPLFLLAHFVVLCLLTFIPELSTWLPHTLGFQ, encoded by the coding sequence ATGGGTATCACTTTATTTGTTGCCATCATCGCCCTGCTCACGCTGGGCTTTCCGGTGGCGTTTGCGCTGGCCATCTCGGCAGCCCTGGCGGTCTTCGTGGGCGGACGCTATCCACAGCTGATCGTCTTCAAGGAAATGTTCACGGGCATCGACAGCTTTCCGCTGATGGCCGTGCCCTTCTTCATCCTTGCCGCAGAGCTGATGTCGGGCGGTGCGCTGACTGCCGTGCTGCTGCGCTTTGCCGCCCAGTTCGTCGGCCATCTGCGCGGCGGCCTGGGCTATGCCAATGTGCTGTCGCTGACCATGTTCTCGGGCATCTCGGGCTCGGCCCTGGCCGATGCGGCCGGCCCCGGCTCCATGATGGTCAAGATGATGGACAAGGCCGGCTACAGCCGGCCCTATGCGGCCGCGCTGACGGCCAGCACCGCCATCGTCGGCCCCATCATTCCGCCATCGGTCAGCATGATCATCTATGCGCTGCAGGATGAGAACGTGTCCGTGGGCGGCCTGTTCATGGCCGGCTTCATTCCCGGCATTCTCATCGCGCTGGCCATGGCGGCCGTCAACTGGTGGGTCTGCAAGAAGCGCGACTACCGCAGCACCGAGCCGCGCCCCTCGGCACGCGAGATGTGGAGCACCAGCTTCAAGGCCATCCCCGCGCTGATGCTCATCGTGCTCATCGTGGTCGGCATCCGCTTCGGCATCTTCACGCCCACGGAAGCCTCCGTCGTGGCCGTGTTCTATGCCCTGGTCTGCGGCAAATGGGTCTACCGCACGCTCAAGTGGTCGGCCCTGCCCGGCATCCTGGCACGCTCGGCCATGCTCACGGCCTCGGTGCTGCTGGTGATGGCGACCTCGGCAGCGTTTGCCTGGGTGCTCACGGTGGAAGGCATTCCGCAGTATCTGTCCGAGCTGATCGTGAGCTGGGAACTCTCGCCCGTGATGTTCCTGATTGCCGTGAACATTCTGCTGCTGGTCTTCGGCATCTTCATGGAGCCGCTGCCCGGCGTGATGATTCTGGTGCCCATTCTCGCGCCCATCGCCTTCAGCCTGGGCATCGATCCCACACACTTCGCCATGGTGGTGATCGTCAACCTCACGCTGGGCATGATCACGCCACCCGTTGGCGGCCTGCTGTTCGTGACCGCCGTGTCCACACGCGTGTCCATCACCGAGCTGACGCGCGAGATGCCGCTGTTCCTGCTGGCCCACTTCGTCGTGCTGTGCCTGCTGACCTTTATCCCCGAGCTGTCCACCTGGCTGCCGCATACGCTGGGCTTCCAGTAA
- a CDS encoding TRAP transporter small permease: MLDRIERILVAGNRWLLILLLLAMACIVFANVVLRYTTGDSIVWAEEVARHMMIWVTFLGAGLVLRFGGHVAIDNLHRSVSTRKAQAMRGFVVLILAIFFAVMTVTSSQYVYATRFQTTAATDIPISYIYGAMPVGFVLMLIHLLFIARGYITAGSFAESDEMDADAAASI; this comes from the coding sequence ATGCTTGATCGTATCGAACGCATTCTCGTGGCCGGCAATCGCTGGCTGCTGATCTTGCTGCTGCTGGCCATGGCCTGCATCGTCTTTGCCAACGTGGTGCTGCGCTACACCACGGGCGACTCCATCGTCTGGGCCGAAGAAGTGGCCCGCCACATGATGATCTGGGTCACTTTCCTGGGCGCAGGCCTGGTGCTGCGCTTTGGCGGCCATGTGGCCATCGACAATCTGCACCGCAGCGTGAGCACCCGCAAGGCACAGGCCATGCGCGGCTTTGTCGTGCTGATCCTGGCGATCTTCTTTGCCGTGATGACCGTGACCTCGTCGCAGTACGTGTACGCCACGCGCTTTCAGACCACGGCGGCCACGGACATCCCGATCTCCTACATCTACGGCGCCATGCCCGTGGGCTTTGTGCTGATGCTGATCCATCTGCTGTTCATCGCACGCGGCTACATCACCGCAGGCAGCTTCGCCGAGTCCGATGAAATGGATGCGGACGCTGCAGCGTCGATATGA
- a CDS encoding TRAP transporter substrate-binding protein, with product MRMIRRTFVATAVAATAALTAGTAFAQGKEVKIGYALAVNSHYGAAANAWAEGVEKGTNGAYKFKQFPASALGGERELIEGLQLGTVEAAIVSTGALSNFVPDVGVVDIPFLFRDTQHARAVMDGAFGQELLAKFQKRGLIALAWGEQGFRHLSNNKHAVNGVPDLKGLKIRVTENPVHITAFRTLGASPTPMSWPEVIGALQQGTIDGQENPISVLVSAKLWQVQKHLTLTSHVYAPMALIVSPSFWGSLNAAQKTAFTEAAKKGALASRAFVDNVEKKGVEEAKANGMKVVEKVDQTAFRTALEPAYKEYAKKFGQKTLDSITAVK from the coding sequence ATGCGCATGATTCGCCGTACCTTCGTCGCCACGGCCGTGGCAGCAACAGCCGCCCTGACCGCTGGCACTGCATTTGCCCAGGGCAAGGAAGTCAAGATCGGCTATGCGCTGGCCGTCAATTCCCATTACGGCGCTGCCGCCAACGCCTGGGCCGAGGGCGTGGAAAAAGGCACCAACGGTGCCTACAAGTTCAAGCAGTTCCCCGCCTCCGCCCTGGGTGGCGAGCGAGAGCTGATCGAAGGCCTGCAGCTGGGCACCGTGGAAGCCGCCATCGTCTCCACCGGCGCGCTGAGCAACTTCGTGCCCGATGTGGGCGTAGTGGACATCCCCTTCCTGTTCCGCGACACCCAGCACGCACGTGCCGTGATGGACGGCGCTTTTGGTCAGGAGCTGCTGGCCAAGTTCCAGAAGCGCGGCCTGATCGCGCTGGCCTGGGGAGAACAAGGCTTTCGCCATCTGAGCAACAACAAGCATGCCGTCAATGGTGTGCCCGATCTCAAGGGCCTGAAGATCCGCGTGACCGAGAACCCCGTGCACATCACGGCCTTCCGCACCCTGGGTGCCTCGCCCACTCCCATGTCCTGGCCCGAAGTCATCGGTGCGCTGCAGCAAGGCACGATTGACGGCCAGGAGAACCCCATCTCCGTGCTGGTGTCGGCCAAGCTGTGGCAGGTGCAAAAGCACCTGACCCTGACCTCCCACGTCTACGCCCCCATGGCCCTGATCGTGTCGCCCTCGTTCTGGGGATCGCTGAACGCAGCCCAGAAGACCGCCTTCACCGAAGCCGCCAAGAAGGGCGCGCTGGCATCGCGCGCCTTTGTGGACAACGTGGAGAAGAAGGGCGTCGAAGAAGCCAAGGCCAACGGCATGAAGGTCGTGGAAAAGGTCGACCAGACCGCTTTCCGCACCGCGCTGGAGCCCGCGTACAAGGAATACGCCAAGAAGTTCGGCCAGAAGACGCTGGACTCCATCACCGCCGTCAAGTAA
- a CDS encoding HAD-IIB family hydrolase, producing MSQEFLRPLSELQTPAKLLGVLTDIDDTLTTDGVVPEHAVAAIARLKDAGLKVVPITGRPVGWSVPFASAWPVDAIVAENGAVALRRNAQGGLDKLYQQSADERARNFARMQQVLEQIEATVPGSKRATDSAGRECDIAVDHSEFTNMPQTQIDECVAIMKAAGMNATVSSIHINGWFGEHNKLEGARWIARELFDIDLDATLARWVYIGDSTNDQQMFEHMPHSVGVANIARFVPQLRHLPRYVTTAERGDGFVQLVDRLLDQQK from the coding sequence GTGAGCCAAGAATTTCTGCGCCCTTTGTCTGAACTGCAGACACCTGCCAAGCTGCTGGGCGTGCTGACCGATATCGACGACACGCTGACCACCGACGGCGTGGTGCCCGAGCATGCGGTGGCCGCCATTGCGCGCCTCAAGGATGCAGGTCTGAAAGTGGTACCCATCACCGGCCGTCCCGTGGGCTGGAGCGTGCCGTTTGCATCGGCCTGGCCCGTGGACGCCATCGTGGCCGAAAACGGTGCCGTGGCCCTGCGCCGCAATGCCCAGGGCGGCCTGGACAAGCTCTACCAGCAATCTGCCGATGAGCGTGCCCGCAACTTTGCCCGCATGCAGCAGGTACTCGAGCAGATCGAGGCCACCGTGCCAGGCTCCAAACGCGCCACGGACTCGGCCGGCCGCGAATGCGATATCGCCGTGGATCACAGCGAATTCACGAACATGCCCCAGACACAGATCGATGAATGCGTGGCCATCATGAAGGCGGCCGGCATGAATGCCACCGTCAGCTCCATCCACATCAACGGCTGGTTCGGCGAGCACAACAAGCTCGAAGGCGCACGCTGGATCGCTCGCGAGCTGTTCGACATCGATCTGGACGCCACGCTGGCGCGCTGGGTGTATATCGGCGACTCGACCAACGACCAGCAGATGTTCGAGCACATGCCCCACAGCGTGGGCGTGGCCAATATCGCGCGCTTCGTGCCCCAGCTCAGGCATCTGCCACGCTATGTGACCACGGCCGAGCGCGGCGACGGTTTTGTGCAGCTCGTGGATCGTTTGCTGGATCAACAAAAATAG
- a CDS encoding peptide chain release factor 3 — protein MSYAPETRRRRTFAIISHPDAGKTTLTEKLLLFSGAIQIAGAVKGRKASRHATSDWMEIEKQRGISVASSVMQMSYRDHVINLLDTPGHKDFSEDTYRVLTAVDSALMVIDAANGVESQTRRLIEVCRQRNTPIISFVNKFDREVRDPLDIMDEVERELGMPCCPITWPVGQGKSFGGIINLQTQSMTVFAAGSEKRPEDFEVIPLTEVDRLRARFGQAYDDAIESMELAQGASAEWDHQAFLEGKLTPVFFGSGVNNFGVMEVLNAVVDMSPPPGPRVAFTEVNRQREEVTIKPEDKTFAGVVFKVQANMDANHRDRIAFVRVASGKYTPGMKMKVQRTGKELRPTSVVTFMSQRREAVDEAYAGDIIGFTIHGGVQLGDSITDGPNLQFTGLPFFAPEMFMTVVLKNPLRTKQLQQGLMQLGEEGAIQVFKPDVGGNMLLGAVGQLQFEVVQHRLKTEYDCDVRLEGCQYTGARWITADSPAELREFENAYPMRLAHDAADTLAYLCTSPYDVRLAQERFPKIHFHPLREHAGLALGSAN, from the coding sequence GTGTCATACGCCCCAGAAACCCGGCGCCGTCGTACGTTCGCCATCATCTCCCACCCGGACGCGGGTAAGACCACGCTGACCGAAAAGCTGCTGCTGTTCTCGGGCGCGATCCAGATTGCCGGCGCCGTCAAGGGCCGCAAGGCATCGCGTCATGCCACCTCCGACTGGATGGAAATCGAAAAGCAGCGCGGCATCTCGGTGGCCTCGTCGGTGATGCAGATGAGCTACCGCGACCATGTGATCAACCTGCTCGACACTCCCGGCCACAAGGACTTCTCGGAAGACACCTACCGCGTGCTGACGGCCGTGGACTCGGCGCTGATGGTGATCGACGCGGCCAACGGCGTGGAGTCGCAGACCCGCCGCCTGATCGAGGTCTGCCGCCAGCGCAACACGCCCATCATCTCCTTCGTCAACAAGTTCGACCGTGAAGTGCGCGACCCGCTGGACATCATGGACGAAGTCGAGCGCGAACTGGGCATGCCCTGCTGCCCCATCACCTGGCCCGTGGGTCAGGGCAAGAGCTTCGGCGGCATCATCAATCTGCAGACGCAGAGCATGACGGTGTTTGCCGCCGGCAGCGAAAAGCGCCCCGAAGACTTCGAAGTCATCCCGCTGACGGAAGTCGACAGGCTGCGCGCCCGCTTCGGCCAGGCCTACGACGATGCCATCGAGAGCATGGAACTGGCCCAGGGCGCATCGGCCGAATGGGATCACCAGGCGTTTCTGGAAGGCAAGCTGACCCCCGTGTTCTTCGGCTCCGGCGTGAACAACTTCGGTGTGATGGAGGTGCTGAACGCCGTGGTCGACATGTCCCCCCCGCCCGGCCCGCGCGTTGCCTTCACCGAAGTGAACCGCCAGCGCGAAGAAGTCACCATCAAACCCGAAGACAAGACCTTCGCAGGCGTGGTGTTCAAGGTGCAGGCGAACATGGATGCCAATCACCGCGACCGCATCGCCTTTGTGCGCGTGGCCAGCGGCAAGTACACGCCCGGCATGAAGATGAAGGTGCAGCGCACCGGCAAGGAGCTGCGTCCCACGTCCGTGGTGACCTTCATGTCGCAGCGCCGCGAGGCCGTCGACGAGGCCTATGCGGGCGACATCATCGGCTTCACGATTCACGGCGGCGTGCAGCTGGGCGACTCCATCACCGACGGCCCCAATCTGCAGTTCACCGGCCTGCCCTTCTTCGCGCCCGAAATGTTCATGACCGTGGTGCTCAAGAACCCGCTGCGTACCAAGCAGCTGCAGCAAGGCCTGATGCAGCTGGGCGAGGAAGGCGCGATTCAGGTCTTCAAGCCCGATGTCGGCGGCAACATGCTGCTGGGCGCCGTGGGTCAGCTGCAGTTCGAAGTGGTGCAGCACCGCCTGAAGACCGAGTACGACTGCGACGTCCGCCTGGAAGGCTGCCAGTACACCGGGGCGCGCTGGATCACGGCCGATTCGCCCGCCGAACTGCGCGAGTTCGAGAACGCCTACCCCATGCGCCTGGCGCACGATGCGGCCGACACCCTGGCCTATCTGTGCACCAGCCCCTATGACGTGCGCCTGGCACAGGAGCGCTTCCCCAAGATCCACTTCCACCCGCTGCGCGAGCATGCGGGCCTGGCACTAGGCTCAGCGAACTGA